The genomic interval CATCACATGTTAATAATGAAAACTATTATCTTTAAATCAGTGTGATTCGAATTTATATTATTGACAGTGATGttcttacagctcacagtgatGTTGACAGCTTTGCTCGTCTTGTTTTCAGCAGGAATCTCACACCAGTACAGCCCACTGTTCTTATAATCAATGTCAATGAAATGACATTCTCCAACCCTGTCTGTAGATTCTGTACCATTCAACTGCGAACATCcagatattgttttatttccttGAAGACTCTTCAATATCAACCCCGTTGAATTACCACTGTTTACTGAGCATAAAAGGGTGAAATTTTTTCCCCTGAAGTGTTGTCTGCTGTCAGGCTGGACCTCTACAGCAACGTCAACTTCAGATCCTCCATGTGTGAACAGGGAGGAAAACAGCACTGAAAAGTTATATAATGCAACAACATTAAAATCCCAAATTAGAAtaaacattgataaaatagacCAGTGGATTGTGTTTTAGCTGATTCTTGAAAAGtcaatttatttatgttaatagGTTTTATGTAAAAACACTCACCCAAGTAACCAAAAGCTGACAGAAGTCCCATATTTTCCTTTTGCGCTGGGTCTTTTTGTAGAGAAAAAGCTTGGTAGACAAACATAATAACAGTGCAATACCCAACAGAACAATTAAAGGCATTTCTTTACTCCGCCTTTTCCGCTTGCTAGAGACGATCTGATAAATTTGTTCACACACAGTTTGTAAACTGGGAATGGGGCATTTCATCTTTGCACAAATTACCAGTGAAATATGTCTATAGTGATGGAAAAAGAAAGGCATCCTTCTGTTTGACAAAAATATCTGATACCCGAAAAGATATTTGTGACAAACTCTCACAGCCTATTTCCACTTCTGTTACATAAAGTCAAAGAACCACTAAATttactttttgtcatttaattttaacacCGCAGATCTATATGAGGAAATCAGCTCCCTCTAGCCTCTTTGTGTTTTGAAACACATTCCCCCAGTTTCACAGATGTGGCTAAAGCCttgtcctagactaaaatgtaagcctgagcttgttcatgcctttatcacaagcagggtggactattgtaatggtctcctcactggccttcccaagaaaatcattagacagctgcagctcgtccagaacagtgctgccaggattctgactagaaccagaaaatctgagcatatcacaccagtcctcaggtccctacactggcttccagttatatttagaattgattttaaagtacttttactcatttttaaatcactcaatggcctaggacctaaatacattgcagatatgctcactgaatataaacctaacagaccactcagatcattaggattgAGTCAcgcaaaacaaggggaatccgcttttagctattatgctgcccgcagttggaaccagcttccagaagagatcaaatgtgctaaaacattagctacatttaaatctagactcaaaactcatctgtttagctgtgcatttactgaatgagcactgtgcttcgtccgaactgattgcattatgtataatcattttctgttttttaactgtcttaaatttattttaaatcaatttttaaatcatttttaaatcattaaatcaatcagtttttacattttacattttttgttttattgttgtgatcattgtttttatgattgttctacttccttttttgtgattattgtttttattattgtttttatgattattctacttccttttatgtaaagcactttgaattacctttgtgtatgaaatgtgctatataaataaacttgccttgccttgagctgtttcaactgaaagaaacttgcactgactgatctt from Labeo rohita strain BAU-BD-2019 chromosome 6, IGBB_LRoh.1.0, whole genome shotgun sequence carries:
- the LOC127167268 gene encoding uncharacterized protein LOC127167268, translating into MGLLSAFGYLVLFSSLFTHGGSEVDVAVEVQPDSRQHFRGKNFTLLCSVNSGNSTGLILKSLQGNKTISGCSQLNGTESTDRVGECHFIDIDYKNSGLYWCEIPAENKTSKAVNITVSSDSEASLVWLSGLCIILVFLVLLPVIWLLFPGFREKLHVCLNRGYKREGVQQEMPKTKQDVTEIQWDLPWMEMDNLLDKHQNPGS